The Patagioenas fasciata isolate bPatFas1 chromosome 3, bPatFas1.hap1, whole genome shotgun sequence genome contains a region encoding:
- the RAD51AP2 gene encoding RAD51-associated protein 2, with amino-acid sequence MENTCSERFSSASSDEVEWFLYPKRIKIESDQKNIEKEEQQKLEQSIHYMDRYQTSPHEPTDLSERQNSWAVEKKSCDTARKTGMREFFHFQTCSSERFPGRVSETKLPNKKWSPENENQITMEDGISLNVHGQPPETKVCNVWNAGNTYENLQVLNTPQVQHNNNIEYSNKRNGDNKLDQNSSVTPFNRDFFQMELLNHRSVSDKKWKQYQLLQIPFFCGTSSVFSRIEHEKNNFLTKVCNAENKDYSSSDSETTTERDNKEKDISSSLVPTLKPFKRLQLMQIPNFQFSNISNKMNSKMPPTNLEEMDWKNFKDQASLFQSKQINGVQKVSETGKQKLKNDESRVKVSIVDSEFKENNYPSSSKQECSPLAEGGTVSVTYSRGNSADTECNQIFAENYLKCEMLENSECDDDQKSRILIYISAKSIQKDKCVSNNDLLKRTGRESTNSNESVAAFHIQTSIPVTTEALGKNELDIHCGARNSSSDLSLYEAESKPSTKEILDFKRCFTKNVLFESSCPHIIVQNFPDTKVSFNLFKRMEMFQLKFSFQNTLLRRVRTWNETLYKDMPTCPGDGITHRFYFCETLNGQCDTKELVKSNINMSQNNKICICLLAIISKHLKVEVLKTILASFFNSRNTSLPAEGKSMQVEEHSLCGRMQVQLNSCTDPALRQNMEFHKKHEVYPCFVRSKFLEQIGFQLQSEYQRRHFSRSLGEEESTFLKRGTLFHHQKSGLCQGTHVRKHHLLPRGSGGFSTCLGSVSHKTSMKRQILVAKCLILLQGTFDCSSVDKMYCCNITKMQYLIGAQVRFWNYFSAHSKLKFEKLNSKGANLEISVNTVKKEKKKPSKMFNSSFHGKSLKALPFVICENKKAETTGCGNYMKSTNEVTDETTYTMKKYSGTSSFINADQKEFPKSEKLQINSDNFLSKKSFSIFDIYEKIPLTTDSEDFDQIPVVNQDNSVKNMLSEENEVTGSKGVHNFPIKSNDTLILPEQSKPTTEKCNSLLLQDSQTKQPECYKIIDAYSPHLASEKLEYQNTYLNFENVFPASSSVYQFVPLPLDSRSFVNKDEAVSEDGHCRDSSSVDKQKQSEKMNAMTQYPSKGSPAVTDTHLELQAKETVQFFSQGHTQTKEAIILEPAALKRHPECVKEQEEISDEQMHVTNESQCETVMKDLIMSYSEDESKTFTAAEEKLKMHVSVMNNGCLEVVKDKYLPLENKITCEFELKRKFDLVLEELHMFHEISKGNENNLSSLETNSHNYCELNNSEGVAEDVTSVSQKKVCISSSVCGTVEGQNIIDSNEISLAEKKSNDSDDQKLSKEYCVSRLSSEDLLHSPIAEGYFDAAYDKPYTWNPAFLSCTLLKEQKYNLQKEAGYFLSHEVMRVQPLKTCKGPIRIGLSRKARPKQLHPYLK; translated from the exons ATGGAAAATACATGTTCTGAAAGATTTTCATCTGCATCGTCAGATGAAGTTGAATGGTTCCTATATCCAAAGAGAATTAAAATAGAAAGTGATCaaaaaaacatagaaaaagaGGAGCAGCAGAAGTTAGAACAAAGCATACACTATATGGACAGATACCAAACATCACCACATGAGCCTACAGATTTATCAGAAAGACAAAACAGTTGGGCAGTAGAAAAGAAAAGTTGTGATACTGCAAGAAAAACTGGCATGAGAGAGTTTTTCCATTTTCAAACTTGTAGTAGTGAAAGATTTCCAGGTAGAGTATCAGAAACTAAACTGCCCAACAAAAAATGGAGTCctgaaaatgaaaaccaaattACTATGGAAGATGGTATTTCATTGAATGTGCATGGACAGCCTCCTGAAACAAAAGTATGCAATGTGTGGAATGCTGGTAACACATATGAAAACCTACAGGTACTAAATACACCCCAAGTGCAGCATAACAACAATATAGAATACAGTAATAAAAGAAACGGTGATAACAAACTCGATCAAAATTCTTCAGTTACACCTTTCAACAGAGACTTTTTTCAGATGGAATTGTTAAATCATAGGTCTGTCTCTGATAAAAAGTGGAAACAATACCAGCTTTTGCAAATTCCATTTTTTTGTGGCACCAGTTCTGTGTTTTCACGCATAGaacatgagaaaaataatttcctgacAAAAGTATGTAATGCAGAAAATAAAGATTACTCCAGCAGTGATAGTGAAACTACTACAGAAAGAGAtaataaagaaaaagatatttcatCATCTCTAGTTCCAACATTAAAGCCTTTTAAAAGATTACAACTAATGCAAATCCCAAATTTTCAATTTTctaacatttcaaataaaatgaaTAGTAAAATGCCACCAACTAACTTGGAGGAGATGGATTGGAAGAATTTTAAAGACCAAGCATCTTTATTTCAATCTAAACAGATAAATGGTGTGCAAAAAGTATCTGAGACAGGGAAACAAAAATTGAAAAATGATGAAAGCAGGGTAAAAGTTTCCATTGTTGATTctgaatttaaagaaaataattacccATCAAGTAGCAAACAAGAGTGCAGTCCTTTAGCAGAAGGAGGAACAGTATCTGTAACTTATTCCAGAGGCAACAGCGCTGACACAGAATGTAATCAAATATTTgctgaaaattatttgaaatgtgAAATGCTGGAGAATTCAGAATGTGATGATGACCAGAAGTCAAGGATTCTCATTTACATTAGCGCTAAAAGCATTCAGAAGGATAAATGTGTTAGCAATAATGATCTTTTGAAGAGAACGGGAAGGGAAAGCACTAATTCTAATGAGAGTGTGGCAGCTTTTCATATACAGACAAGTATTCCAGTAACAACAGAGGCATTGGGGAAAAATGAGTTAGATATACACTGTGGTGCGCGCAATTCCAGCAGTGACCTTAGCTTGTATGAAGCAGAATCAAAACCCTCTACAAAAGAAATACTTGATTTCAAAAGGTGCTTCACTAAAAACGTTTTATTTGAAAGCAGTTGTCCTCACATTATTGTGCAGAATTTCCCCGATACAAAAGTGAGTTTCAATCTATTTAAGAGAATGGAAATGTTCCAATTaaagttttcatttcaaaatactTTGTTACGAAGGGTCAGGACATGGAATGAAACTTTGTATAAAGACATGCCCACGTGTCCGGGTGATGGTATTACACATCGATTTTATTTTTGTGAAACATTAAACGGGCAGTGTGATACTAAAGAGTTAGTAAAGAGCAATATAAATATGAGCCAGAacaataaaatatgtatttgtttgcTGGCTATTATTTCAAAGCATCTGAAGGTGGAAGTACTAAAGACAATTCTTGCCTCCTTTTTCAATAGTAGGAATACTTCCTTGCCAGCTGAAGGAAAGTCTATGCAAGTGGAGGAACATTCTTTATGTGGCAGAATGCAAGTTCAGTTAAACTCTTGCACAGATCCTGCTTTGAGGCAAAACATGGAATTTCATAAAAAACATGAAGTGTATCCCTGCTTTGTACGTTCTAAATTTTTGGAACAAATTGGTTTTCAATTACAGAGTGAATACCAGAGAAGACATTTTTCTAGATCTTTAGGTGAAGAAGAGTCCACTTTCCTAAAAAGAGGAACCCTCTTTCATCACCAAAAGAGTGGATTATGTCAGGGGACACATGTCAGAAAGCACCACCTCTTACCCAGAGGGAGTGGAGGGTTCAGCACCTGTTTGGGGTCAGTCAGTCAcaaaaccagtatgaaaagacAGATTTTAGTTGCTAAATGCCTAATCTTGCTGCAGGGCACTTTTGATTGTTCTTCAGTAGACAAGATGTATTGCTGCAATATCACAAAAATGCAGTATCTGATAGGAGCACAAGTTAGATTTTGGAATTACTTTTCTGCTCATTCAAAACTGAAATTTGAAAAGCTAAATAGTAAAGGTGCAAATCTGGAAATATCAGTAAATACAgtaaagaaggagaagaagaaaccaAGTAAAATGTTTAATAGTTCTTTTCATGGGAAAAGTTTAAAAGCTTTGCCTTTTGTTAtatgtgaaaataaaaaagctgaaACAACTGGATGTGGAAATTACATGAAGTCTACAAATGAAGTCACAGATGAAACCACATATACCATGAAAAAATACTCGGGTACTTCCAGTTTTATAAATGCTGATCAAAAAGAATTTCCCAAGTCAGAAAAGTTGCAAATAAATTCTgataattttctttctaaaaaatcTTTTTCTATTTTTGACATATATGAAAAAATTCCGCTTACTACTGATTCTGAAGACTTTGACCAGATCCCAGTTGTAAACCAAGACAATTCTGTCAAAAACATGTTGTCTGAGGAAAATGAAGTCACTGGTTCAAAAGGGGTTCATAATTTTCCTATTAAATCAAATGATACCTTAATACTACCTGAACAGTCAAAGCCAACTACGGAAAAATGTAATTCTCTCTTGTTACAAGATAGCCAAACAAAGCAACCTGAATGCTACAAAATAATAGATGCATATAGCCCACATTTAGCGAGTGAAAAACTAGAATATCAAAATACATATTTgaattttgaaaatgtatttcctGCTTCCTCAAGTGTTTATCAGTTTGTGCCTTTGCCACTAGACAGCAGATCTTTCGTCAATAAAGATGAAGCAGTAAGTGAAGATGGACACTGCAGGGATTCCTCAAGTGTGgataaacaaaaacaaagtgaaaaaatgAATGCCATGACACAATATCCATCCAAAGGAAGTCCTGCCGTGACAGATACACACTTGGAATTACAGGCTAAGGAAACAGTGCAGTTTTTTTCACAAGGGCACACACAGACAAAAGAGGCCATTATTTTAGAGCCAGCAGCTTTGAAACGACATCCTGAATGTGTAAAAGAACAGGAGGAGATAAGTGATGAACAAATGCATGTGACTAATGAAAGTCAATGTGAGACTGTAATGAAAGACTTGATTATGTCATATTCAGAAGATGAATCTAAAACATTCACTGCtgcagaagagaaattaaaaatgcatGTATCTGTAATGAACAATGGATGTCTTGAAGTGGTGAAAGATAAGTATTTACCTCTAGAAAACAAAATCACATGCGAATTTGAACTGAAGAGAAAATTCGATTTAGTGCTAGAAGAGCTACATATGTTTCATGAAATTAGCAAGGGAAATGAAAACAACTTATCTAGTTTGGAAACAAACTCACACAATTATTGTGAATTAAATAATTCTGAGGGTGTAGCTGAAGATGTGACAAGTGTTTCTCAAAAGAAAGTGTGTATTTCTTCTTCAGTCTGTGGTACTGTAGAAGGACAAAACATAATTGACAGTAATGAAATTTCATTAGCTGAAAAAAAGTCGAATGACAGTGATGACCAAAAACTGTCTAAGGAATATTGTGTTTCAAGACTGTCAAGTGAAGATTTGCTGCATTCACCTATTGCAGAAG GTTATTTTGATGCAGCTTATGATAAGCCATACACGTGGAACCCTGCTTTTTTATCCTGCACACTTCTTAAGGAACAAAAGTATAATTTACAGAAAGAGGCAG